TAATATTCTATCAGTAACCAAGCCAAAAGGATCAACATACACTCACCATATATAAGACACTCCCAcaaaggctccccagagagctaTTGGACCATGGATATTCACTGGCCCTGGAGAAAGCTCCTGAAAGAAGCACAAACCTAGCACAGGATAATCAACCCAGGACCTCTGCATTCAGACAGTTGGTTTTTGCATTGAAACAGGGAGTAGACAACAGCCTTGGGTTAGAGCTCTAGTCTAGAAATAACTCCATTCTTTTTTATGTGTACTTGACTTgctctttttatttcctctgaTGAATAGCTTTTGCTAAATAGCTATGAACAGTTTCTCCCAGGTTCAGCAACTAACTGTCCAAGGATGAAGATGCTTTCTCTACAGGAAACTTGGGAGCTCCCAAAGTATGCTGCCATGGACCTCTGAAAAGCTGAATAAAACCCAGGCAAGACCAAAGTGCCTACAGAAAGCATGATCTGTGATCTGCAGACATCAGGTATTGACATTATCAGCATGTgtgatttttccttctctggagccactCTTGCTTGCCTGAGGAGAACAATGTATGCTTACAACTTACTTTCACAGAGCTGTgtctctctgctgccagaggccagcagcagacCAGGAAGGGGCAATGCTAGGTGCTCCCAGCAGTCCCTGACTTGCTCCCTTCTCCGTGGAGAACTTGGACTCAGTGCTTTTTGCTCCTCCAGCAATGGCACAAGTAGTGGCTGAGCTacctcctgcccccagcagggctATGGGTGAGAAACACAGGactttgtgctaagctgcatcAAGGATGCTCCCAAGCACTGAAGCCCActgtggggctgctggggagcaggtgTGAAGGCAGGCTGCTGGTGAGAGTTGCATGGTTGCTGCCACCGTGCACTGAGGCAAAGGCTGAAATGCACACAGGTGGTGCTAACCTGTGCTGACCAACTCTGAGGCCCACTAGTGCCTAGCTTTGACAGCTAGTGTTCCTCTTCACAGCTGAAACTGTGGTGGCAAGACAGTCTTCCTCAAGTTGCCTAGGAGGCCAGTCTCCTCCTGCCTAATTCCTGGACTCATGAAATCCTGATaagcttctccctgctccttctcgGCTGAGTGTGCAAGAACTTCAGGAGAGGGAAggccctgctctgtgtgcttcAGTGGGACAGTCCTGCCCTCCCCTAGGAGGACCCAGCCCCAGTTTCAGAAGCAGATCAgcatgtgccagggcaggtgtacAGGCAAGAGctagcagctctgcctgcagcaggccaGTTCTTCAGATGTAACATGAAGCCAGCGGGAGCTAAGGCCATTTCACCCTGCAGAGGCTCATCTTCCAGGTTGCACTGATACATCATAGAGAATAAAAGCAGATGAGAACAGCCCCTGATTCACTATGTCTCACATCCCCTGTGGCTCCTTGCatgccagcccaggcaccctGGGGTGTAAGATGGTATGGTATGGCAGGCATCACACTACGATatcctctggccccttctgaAATCCGAGGGGGGCTGAGGCACCCCTCTGAGGGGATGAGATGGACAGCACATCCTCCCCACTCTGCCCGGTGCCAGCAAGGAGCCCACGAGCAGAGCCAGGGttttgccaggctgggctggggtagGGGCCAGCAGTGACCCGGGCTCCTCTGAGCATGGCTGCAGCTCAGTACTCCTTGGCCTCTTGCAGCTGCGAGAGGTACTCCTCCTCGGCAGGGTTGTCAGCACACTGCCGCCCGTTGTTGGGGGGCCGGATAGCATGATAGCGGCTCCAGTCACCCTTGCAGAGGATCCAGGGCAGCATGTCCACCTTGTAGTGCAGCTCAGGGGAGAACTCAGTGCTGATGAGGTTGGGGACACCAGCCCCCTTGCCACGGGTGATGAGGCGGGTGTGCTCGTcatagcagcagtgctgggcagccagGGTGGTGCTGTCGAGGGAGAGCATGGAGCGCAGGCAGAAGCGCGCTGTCGGCTTGTAGATGTCCAGGCGCTCCTTGGGGCCACTAGCATCCCGCCATCGGaagctcttgccctgctgctcatcCTGCAGGTTGACGGCACTGTAGACAGCCTCCAGTGGGTAGGAGCAGGGGCAACTGGGCAGATCTGTCAGCACCTTGCTCAGATACTTGGTGAGGAAGTCACTCTTGCAGTTCAGCCACTTCTCACAGCTGTCCACCTCTGCAGGGGAGGGTACCAAAAGGGTGAGGGTACATGCAGCCCTGCACCCCACTTTACCCAGCTGCTATTTGCCATTGGCCTTGCCAGCACTTGCAAGGCAGGATCAGCCAGCCTTGTGGGACAAGCCGGACCCAGACTCCATCACCAAGGCAGTGACAGAGGGAAGAGGTTTTATGCCAAGGACGAGTTGACCCTCATAGGGGCACCCATtcctgcagggtgctgggagcacCCCCTTTTGTTAAAGGGCTTTGTGGCAGGCTggcctcagccactgcaccacaAAGAGGATGCAGTGTTGTGTTGTCTTGTACCAGGACTGTGGGAGGAATTTGGTTTCCCAGGACGACTGCAAAAGCCTGCATATTTGGGTGACTTAGATCTGGACATCAGATGCAGGAGACCTTTGCAGAGCCCTCCCCACCAGCCAGCCAACATGCCCCGAAGAGCCTGGCACTGAAGTCCCCAGCGCAAGGCAGAGGTAGATGAGGTAGATGCTGACCTGAGTTGAAGAGCTCTGTGGTGTTGTCGCTTTTGAAAGGTGTCTCCTCTGTGGGGAAGACCATTTCCCCTTCTGCTCCTtgagacaggaaaaaaaccccaaaaaacacagcaaagagCCAAGTTGAGCACCAGGAGGAGTAGTGCTTTTTTAACTTTGTAAGTCCTCCAGGCACTACTCATTTTACACCCCCTCTCCTGCTACTTTGGTGACAACCCTCTGCCTGGAAGGAAAGGCCAGCCGCAGAACAGACAGCCCCAAGGCTGTGATTATGCAGATCCCAGTGGATGGACCTAGTTTTCAGCATGTCTCAGGAGAGGATGCCAAGCTCCCAGTATGAGAAAGATGTGAGGAGTCGCACACTGAGGAGAGCACCAGCCCCACCACCCTTGGGCACCATCTAGCTGCCTGGGGAGTCATGAAGGCCCATTGGTCATTACCTCAGATCACATTAGAAATAACTAGTCCTTGAAGCATGAGTAATACTCAGCCCATAGTGGCAGAAGACCAGCCCACACCGAGGTCAGACGGTACCCAAACACTGGTATGGAAGAAGGCTCACCAGGGCAGTGAGGAAGGTCGCAGGTCCTTGactctgttgctgtgcaggcataGCCACAGGACCGAGTCCTCTTCTGGTTGCCACTGCCACAAGTGGTGCTGCAAGGGGACCAAAGGCTCcactcctcctcatcttcataGTCTGTGCATGGCAGGACAGAGAGTGGTGGACATCAGCAAAGGCTCAGCAAGAGAGAAACCAGCAGCCACCTGGATCCTCCCTCAAGCTCTGTCCTGTCCTTGAGATGTCATTTACAGGAACATAGGGCCTGGGACACATGGAGGTGTCCGACCATGTGACGACAAGGGCCAGCCTTGCCCCTGCTGGCAACTCCAGGGAAGCAGCCCCTGAGCAAAGGCTCTTGTTCTCACAAATTTGTTAAAGGTCACACTGACTAAAGCAGGCATTGCTGCTCACCTccatcctcacccagcctgcttGACACACCAGCTATGATGCTGAAGTACCATGTTGACAAAGTCTGACTGGTTTGGGGCTTTGTGGCTGGGAAGCTGTAGGAAGGAGCTGCAGTGATGTCCTGGCTTGTTTGTCCACTGGCACCTGCCACcaaaccctctgcagctcccttcctAGGGGACAGTTCAGGTCTGCCTGACACTGTGTAAGAGAGAGGAGCTCGTTTGTGTGTGATGGGAAGTTACCACAAGCCGACAATCCCTAGGTTACTGAAGATAAGACCCGggggaagcagggcttgcaggTATGCACACGAGCAGTAGGGGAAGATGGTACCTAACAGGCTCCAAAATAAAGGAGCAGTTTGGTTCTCCTCGGTTCAGAGTTCTGGGATGCACTGGATGCACGTCACAGAATTCTGACCACAGATATACCGAGAGCGTGGGCAGGGAGCTCAGCGGCACCAGTCTGACCACCACGACAGCGTGGAGCCTGGCGGGGACACCTacctgcagagacagcagcccaccagctctgccagctacACATcttgggagctctgctggccagtggCACAGggtgagtaaagcctgctctTCGATCAACAGAGCtagcaggccacaccttgagtactgtgtccagttctgggcccctcaattcaagaaagatgttgaggtgctggaacatgtccagagaagggcaacaaagctggtgaggggcctggagcacaaatcctatgaggagaggctgagggagctgggcctgtttagcctggagaagaggaggctcaggggtgatcttattactgtctacaactacctgaaggggcattgtagccaggtggggggtggcctcttctcccaggcaaccagcaatagaacaaggggacacagtctcaagttgtgtcagggtaggctggatgttaggaggaagttcttcccagagagagtgatttcccattggaatgggctgcccagggaggtggtggaggcaccgtccctgggggtcttcaagaaaagcctggatgaggcacttagtgccatggtctagttgactggatagggctgggtgctaggttggactggatgatcttggaggtctcttccaacctggttgattctatgattctatgattgtttgtCATGCCTTATGCAGCACTGTAGCTTCTCCCTGTGGCTGTAGCAGGTGAGCCATAGGTATTGTGTATATACCTTTCTTGTGACGATTTTAGTGTTGAAGCTATAATAaaagtattgaaactgtacccagagcggggtacccatgtgtgagagcattccctAGTGCtgaagaactcactggaacacacTGGTGTCACCACGGGGATCTGAGTTGATGGCAACAACACTTGCCATTAAACATTTACCCTGCATTCCTCATCTGAGCATGCCTTTGCTGGAGTCCACACTCCAGTTCGATTGCATGCAAGAACATctcctgctgggatgctggggtGTGCCTGCCTACAGGCAGCCCTGGCTGAGTGCTGGCTTTGCTCTTCAGCATGCTTGTTTAATCTTTAAGTAGGAACTGAACACTactgtgctgtgctccaggacttcTCCCCTTGCAGAGAGAcagggctgcaggtgaggcaaagcagcagagggcagtgccCGTCTGCAGGGCAGCTACACTTGCCCAAGAGTACTCACCATAGTTATATTTTTCCTTAAAGATCCAGTTCTTCTGCCCAGGCCACTGCTGgtcccagtcacctcccactccacTAAGCACGGATTCCTCCTCCTCATACTCTGCTGTGtaatcttcctcctcctcctcttcctcctcttcctcgtcctcctcctcctcttccacctccctgtcccctACATCCAGCTTGCCACCCTCTTTCttgtccttctcctccttctcactGGGGTCAGTGTATTCCCAGAAGAGGGGCCAGAAGAGATCCTTGTGGGACAGCCACTCAGTGGACATCAGGGACCAGTCATTGCTTGTCTCCTTCAACAAGTCCATCTCCATCTCCGCCTGAGGATCATCCACCACTTCGATGGTCACCTGGAGGTCAGATATGAGGCAGGGCAATGAGCCAGGGCACATCCCTGGAACAGACCTAGCAGCCCATGCACTAGTTCCCAACCTGAGATGCCAGAGATTCTTTGGGCTACAGGACCACATGATGGGTGCAGGAAGTCTCATTTCATCTGGAGGGACTGAACAGAGGCAGAGTGGAAGGCACAGGGATACTGGTGGGACCCACAGGGACCAACACCACCCTCAGAAATTGAGAGGTGACCCCTGTAGAAGCAttggctcctgctctgcagctcaacagagaggagcagggggtGCAGTAGAGAGGGTAAGGAACAGGGAAAAGGCAGTGAGCAAGTTCGCCTGCCATGGAACTTGTCTTTGCCAACTGTTTGCATCAGGTAGCTATCTAGAAGATGGATGGCAGTGCCCACAGGTAGCCCACTCATGAGATCTTTCCTCTTAGGGAAGCACATGAGGCTGGGGGAGCACATGTGGCATTCAACTCCacgcccctgcagcctgcctagACCTGATCCCTACCTGGATGTTGGGATTCTGGGCACTGAGGTCCACATTGGCCAGTCCTGTCAAACTCTGCAGGTCCAGCACAAAGGGTAGGTTCTCCTCCTGGTCAGTGTTGTCAggatggggcagtgctgggctcttgGCTACCTGCTGAGACACCCCACGGCGCCTGTGCCGCCGCAGGCCAGCCTGCCCACTCCGCCTTAGCCCCCGTGCCTTGCCAGGTGGTGGCAGCTCCTCGTCCCCTGAAGAAtgggggttggatgaggcagagACCTGGAAAAGGAAGAGGTGGTGAGGATGTCTCCTTGCAggtggctgtgcagggagcaAGCCACTGCCCAGAAAAGTGGGGTGTGGTCTCCTGCACCAAACAGTTCTTCCACCCcatcctgctgcagcatcagGTTAGTAATTAACATGGTAATTAATCAGGTTAATACCCAGTGGTCTGTGCTATGCCAGGGCTTAGCTCCACTGCATCTGAACAACCCAGAGGTGTACTCAGGCTGGTGCTCTCCATTCTGTGACCACCCTCTCTGCACTTCTCTGCTGTCCCATTGCTCATCTCACCAGGCCTCATATTCGTCCCTTTGCAGCCACTGCTTAGGCCCTGGAGATGGGCACTGGGAAGGGCTGTTTCTGGTCACAGTGACCAGAGCTCATGTTTAATGATTTTCTCTATTGATGTGAAAAGCTTGTAACATGTGCTTTACAGCAAGGGGAAAA
This genomic interval from Pogoniulus pusillus isolate bPogPus1 chromosome 1, bPogPus1.pri, whole genome shotgun sequence contains the following:
- the ISM2 gene encoding isthmin-2, with product MPVIRGRVLLILGFVCLTTFLASVRGLPVRKQRSNSPKERGSKAVEVSASSNPHSSGDEELPPPGKARGLRRSGQAGLRRHRRRGVSQQVAKSPALPHPDNTDQEENLPFVLDLQSLTGLANVDLSAQNPNIQVTIEVVDDPQAEMEMDLLKETSNDWSLMSTEWLSHKDLFWPLFWEYTDPSEKEEKDKKEGGKLDVGDREVEEEEEDEEEEEEEEEEDYTAEYEEEESVLSGVGGDWDQQWPGQKNWIFKEKYNYDYEDEEEWSLWSPCSTTCGSGNQKRTRSCGYACTATESRTCDLPHCPGAEGEMVFPTEETPFKSDNTTELFNSEVDSCEKWLNCKSDFLTKYLSKVLTDLPSCPCSYPLEAVYSAVNLQDEQQGKSFRWRDASGPKERLDIYKPTARFCLRSMLSLDSTTLAAQHCCYDEHTRLITRGKGAGVPNLISTEFSPELHYKVDMLPWILCKGDWSRYHAIRPPNNGRQCADNPAEEEYLSQLQEAKEY